CGCCGCTCCTACAGCCAGGCGGTCATGCTGCCCGCCACCATCCGCCTGCTGGGCGGGGGCACCGTCCAGGGCTACGTGTCCATCCCGACCATGTACCCCGGCATTGGCCGCAACTTTAGCTACTACCTGACGAACCCAAAAAGCAAGCCCCGGCCCAAAAGGCAGAAGATGGAAATCACCCGGGTGCACAGCATCACGGCCGGGCCGCACTACCTGGAAACCATGCTGCTGCCCGACGAGCTCGACGACGAGCTGTACGACCCCGAAATACTGGCCGAGCGGTTTGTGAACGGGCCGGTTGAGGTTTTTCTGCAGGCCGAAGAGCAGAGCGTACCCGTGCCCATCCCGGTGGCCGGCTCCATTCTGAGCGCGGCCATCCCGTATACCAACAGCCTCTTTTTTGTCCGGCGCAAGGGCCTGCTGATGCAGGTAGACCGGGGCACCTTCAGGGAGGTGATGAGCCAGTACCTGCAAGACGCCCCCGAACTGGCGGCCAAGGTGCGGGCCGGCGAAAAAAACTACCACTACCGCAACCTGATATCCATTATCACCGAGTTCAATGCCTACGTCGGCCGCCCGGTGGGCAGTGGGCGCTAAGCCCGCCGGCCCCGGCCCGCCGGCGCCGCTACAACGCCCGGGCGTGGGGTGCAACCATTAGCCCCGCCAGATACTCCTCACTATACCTGTGTTCATTTTCTTACCTCTTTATTTTCTCCGCATATGCTGTTAACTCCTACTCGCCTACTTTCGGGTCTGGCACTGCTCGCCGGATTGAGCCTGGCTGGCTGCGCCGAAAAAGAACTGGTGGCGCCCGAGCCAACCGACGTGCCCTGCGGCACCCTGGTTACCGTGCGCCTGTGCCTGGGCCAAACGGCCATGTGCGCCACCGAGCATACCACGCTGGTATTGCCCGATGGCACCTTGCTGGCCCCCAGCGGCCCTATCTGGGAAGCGTATGAGCGGAACCAGGCGCAGGGCCAGGCGCTGCTGGTAGGCTACGTGCCCGGGGGCACCGTGCCGCCCGGCTCGGCGGCTACCACCAGTGCCGTCGTTACATGCCTGGAAACGCCCCGCTCGTGGTGCGCCACTCCGGACGTGAACAACCGCAAAACCGCCCTGCGCCGCCGCCCCTGGTAATGCGAGGCGCTACACGCGCAAGGCCCCGCACTCAGCGCTGAGTGCGGGGCCTTGTTGGTTTTAAGCCAGCTTATGGTCCGGCTACTTGCCGCCGGGCAGCTGGAAGCTGAGGTAGGCCTGAAACACGCGGTTTTTCAGCTCCGGGTCATTCACGCTCCGCACCGATCTGGCCGTGCGCAGGTCGTTCAGGCCCGCGTTGAAGCGGCCGCCCACGGCAAAGCCCAGGGGCAGCTTCAGGCCCGCGCCCACGCACAGGCTCAGGTCCAGGTTTTTGAAATCGGGGCCCGCGTTGCGGGTGCCGGCGCCGTAAACAACTTGGCTGTCGTCGCCGGACAGCACCAGCACGCCCTCGTCCTGGGCCTTGAGCAGCAGCCCGGCCTGGGGCCCGCCCTCCACGTACACCGGCCCCACCGTGACTTTGGCCAGCAGCGGCACGTTCACGTAGTGCAGCTTGGTGCGGTAGTTTTCGAAGTCCGACTTCCGCTCGGTGCCCTGCAACGAGTACAGCAGCTCGGGCTGGATGGAAATGATATTGCCGATGACCTTCATTTCGTAGAACAGACCGGCGTGGTAGGAAGTCTGGTAGGTGGCGTCGGTGCCGACGGAGCCTTGTAGCACGGCCGCGTTCAGCCCCCCCTTGAGGCCAAGCTGGGCGTGGGCCGAAGCCCCGAAAAAGAGCGTGAGCAGAAGAAAGGCCGCAAGTCGTTTCATAGCAGTAGGAGCGTTGAGAGGTTGAGTACGTGACTGATAGAGGCCTAACGGCGACGTTACCCCTATTCGTACGCGCATTTTTGCGGAAGGCTGCGGTCGAGCCTACGCTTGGAGCTGTTACCTGGGCCCCGGCGGAGTGCTGGCAGGGGGAAGTTGGGCCGCCGTATTGGTGGCCGACCCGTTTGCGCGCGTGGGGTGAGGCGGCGGGCCGTTGCGTATTTTCGGCCGGGCTCTAAGCCACCTTGCGGCGGCCGGAGTGTCTTTGCCCCGTACTTTGCCTTTTCGCTTCGCCTCTTCGCCACCGCATGCCCGTTCCGTTTACCTTCGTGCGCCTCCAGTACCGCTCCGGCGACTGGGATGCCGTGGACGAAAGAATGCCCGCCAACCTGCTGCATTCCCTGATTCAGTACACCACCGTGCCCGTCAGTCAGAAGGAAAAGGCCGTGGCCCTGGACAGCCCCGAGTTGTTCAACTACCCCTTCTGCTACCTCTCGGGCCACCGGCTGGTGCAGTTTTCGGCCCAGGAGAAAAAGAACTTCATCCAGTACGTGCGCGGCGGCGGCTTCGTGTTCGTCGACGACTGCAACCACGACATCGACGGGCTGTTTGCTCGCTCCTTCGAGGAGCAGATGCGCCAGTGCTTCGGAGCCGGGGCTCTGAAGAAGATTGCCAAGAACCACCCCATCTACTCCCAGTTCTTCAAGTTTCCGGAAGGCCCGCCGCCCACCTCGTTCGAGCTCAATGGCTGGGGCGACGACCTGGTGCACGACTACCTGAAAGGCATCGAAATCGACGGCAGGCTGCGGGTGCTCTACTCCAACAAGGACTACGGCTGCGAGTGGGACTACGACTTCCGCAACAAGCGCTTCCTAGCCGAAGACAACACCAAGTTCGGCGTCAATATTCTGCTCTATGCCCTCACGGCGTAGGGGCGCGTTGCACGCGCCCGCCGGAACCGCACCACCGGGATTTGTCTGCGCCAACTACTTATAACAAAACAAGCCCGCTGGAATAGTGTCTCTTGGCCGGATGGATGGCGTTGCTTTCAATACTTTTAGGCTGCCCGTTACCATCCAACTATCCTGATGCATCCTCCTATTCCTGACAACTCCATCCCGCCGGGCGCGTGCAACGCGCCCCTACCTCCTCGCCCGGTGCAGACGAACTTGGACGGCTCCGTCCCGCCGGGCGCGTGCAACACGCCCCTACCTGGCCCGATGCAGCAGGATTTGCCGCAGCGCCGCTCGGTGCGTTTGCCGGGGTACGACTATGGGCAGGCGGGCTGGTATTTCGTGACCATTGTGGCGAAGGACCGGTGTCCGCTTTTTGGTCAAATCGGAGAAGATGCTACGGTTGGCTACTCTGCTATCGGGGAGCAGGTATGCCGGGCGTGGTGTGAGCTGACGGCGGCTTACCCGCGCCTGCATGCCGATGCCTGGATACTGATGCCGAACCACCTGCACTGTATTTTGGGGTTTCTGCCCACACCCGCCGGAGAGTTGGTCAAAACGCTGGGGCAGGTCGTTGGAGCCTTGAAAGCAACTACCACCCGGCTTACTCGTCCTTTGCGGGGCTCAACGGATAGCTTATGGCAGCGCAGCTACTATGAGCACGTCATTCGCAACGCCCACGAACTGGCAGTCTACCGCGAGTACATTCAAAATAACCCGGCCCGGTGGCTGGTTCGCAAGCATGCGGGCGAAGCTACGGCAGCGGCCGGGTAAGAGCCCCAACGACTACCAACGACCGGGCGCGTGCAACGCGCCCCTACCACTACCACGTTTTTTATGACGGAACAAGACGTTCGTACCCTGTTAGCTAAGCTGCCGCCGCTGCGCGAGGAAATCGGCAAAATCATCGTGGGCCAGCAGCAGGTGCTGGACGAAGTGCTGGTAGCCTTGCTGGCGGGCGGCCACGCCCTGCTCGAAGGCGTGCCGGGCCTGGCCAAAACCCTGCTGGTGCGCACCCTGGCCTCGGCCACCGACCTGCCCTTCCGCCGCATCCAGTTCACCCCGGATTTGATGCCGACCGACATTCTGGGCACCGAGGTGCTGGAGGAAGACCACGGCACCGGGCACCGCTCGTTCAAGTTCAACCAGGGGCCGATTTTCGCCAGCCTGGTGCTGGCCGACGAAATCAACCGGACGCCGCCCAAAACCCAGGCCGCCCTGCTCGAAGCCATGCAGGAAGGCCACGTGACCTACGCCGGTCAGGAGCACGCACTGCCGAAGCCCTTCTTTCTGCTGGCCACCCAGAACCCGATTGAGCAAAGCGGCACTTACCCGCTACCCGAGGCCCAGCTCGACCGGTTTCTGCTCTACATCCGCATCGGCTACCCCACCGAGCAGGAAGAGTTGGCCGTGCTGAGCGGCACCACCGGCACGGCCCGGGCCGAGGTGAAGCCCGTGCTGGGCGGCGAGGATATCCGGCAGTTGCAGCAGTTGGTGCGGCAGGTGAGCCTAAGCCCCGAGTTGCTCGACTTTGTGAACCGCCTGGTGCGCGCCACGCGGCCCGCTACGTCTTCGGTGAAGTTTATTCAGGAATACGGCCGCTGGGGCGCGGGCCCCCGGGCCGGGCAGGCCCTGATTCTGTGCGCCAAGGCCCGGGCCCTGCTGCAGGGCCGCTTCGCCGCCACCCTCGACGACATCCGCACCCTGGCCCCGCCGGTGCTGCGCCACCGCGTGCTGCTCAACTTCAACGCCGAAGCCGAAAACCTGACGCCCGACGACGCCGTGGCCGCGTTATTAAAAGACGTATTGGTGTAGATTTCACGCAGGGTCTCGCAGTGGCAGGCGCAGAGGTTCGCTGTGTTTTGCCACTGCGAGACCCTGCGCCTGCCACTGCGAAACCCTGCGTGAAATACCTTATGCTGACTCCCGAACTTCTGCATGCGCTGCACAACCTGCCGCTGGCGGCCAAACAGGCGGCCGAGGGCTTTCTGGCGGGCCACCACCTGAGCCGGCGGCGCGGCACGGGCATGGAGTTCAGCCAGTACCGACCCTACCAGCCCGGCGACGACCTGCGCCGCCTCGACTGGCGCCTGGCCGCCCGCTCCGACCGGTACTACATTCGCGAATCGGAGGTGGATACCAGCCTGACGGTGCACCTGCTGCTCGACGCCAGCGCCTCGATGAACCACCGCGACGACAACGGTCTGACCAAGCTCGACTACGGCCGGCTGCTGCTGGCGGCGCTGGCCTACCTTGCCCAGCAGCAGGGCGACGCGGTGGCCCTGAGCATTCTGCACCCCGAAGGACTGCTGCACCTGCCCGCCCGCAGTGATGCCCGCCAGCTGCCCCGCCTCTATCAAGCGCTGCAGAACACGACCGGGGCGGGCCGGTTTCCGGCCGCCGGGCAGCTGGCCCCGCTGCTGGCCCGCCGCCAGCGCGCCCTGACCGTGTGCGTGAGTGACCTGTACGAGGAGCAAAGTGAAATCAATGCCCTGCTGACCCAGCTGCGGGCCGTGGCCGGCGACGTGCTGGTGCTGCACCTGATGGCCGGCAACGAGCTGGCCTTCAGCTACCGCGGGGCCGTCACGTTTCAGGATCTGGAGTCGGGCCAGACACTCCAATTGAATGCCGAGCAGCAGCGCGGCGCCTACCAGCAGCAGTTGCAGCAGTGGCTGCGCACCACCGCCCAAACGGCCCGCCGCCAGGGCTTCGACTACTACCAACTCAGCACCGCCGAGCCGCTGGATGGGGCCCTGCGCGAATTTTTGCGCCGCCGCCAAGCCACTTCCCTCTGATGGCCGGTGTCTTTGCGCCAACGCCCGGGCCACGGGGCTGTTTCCGTTTGTTTTTCTTCTAACCTTTCGCCGCGTTGCTCACCTTTCTTGCTCCTTCCGGGTTGCTGGCACTGCTGGGAATAGCCGTTCCCCTGGCTATTCACCTCTGGAACCGCCGGCCGGCCCGCACGGTACCGGTGGGCAGCATTCGGTGGCTGGCGGCGGCGGCCAACCGGCGGCTGCGCAACCTCAAGCTGGAACAGCTGGCCCTGCTGCTGCTGCGCGGGCTGCTGCTGGCCGTGCTGGCACTGGCGCAGGCTGGCCCGGTGTGGCGCCAGCCTGCCCCGCCCCGCCGGGGGCAGGTGTTCGTCAGCCCGGAGCTGCTGGGTTCCGAATCGGTGGCGGCGGTGCGCCCGGCCATCGACTCGTTGCGCGGCCGGGGCTTTGTGCTGCGGCAGCTGGCCCCGGGCTTTCCCCGCATTTCGGATACTACCTGGCGCCAGGCTACTCCCCTATCCGATTCGGTGCTGCGGCCGCTGGCTACCCAGAGCTTCTGGTCCCGGGTGCGCCAGGCCACCGATTCGTTTCCCGGCCAACCGTTGCGGGTGTATTCGTCGGCGGCCCTGCGGCATTTTCAGGGCGTTCGGCCGACATTGCCTCCGAATGTAAGCTGGCAAACCGTCCCGCTGCCTACCACTGCCACTACCTGGCTGACGGCGGCCAGCCTGCCGACGCCGGACAGTGTGCGGCTGGTACTTCGCTACGGCACCGAGGACCACGTCTCAACCAGCTTCCGAACCGTAGCCAAACCCCGCTCGGCCAATGGCCTGCTGCCCCGCGTCGCCGGTTTGCCGCCCCTGCGCTACGAGGAGCGGAGCAACGGCCCAAGCAGCATTCGGGTGCTGGCGGCCGATTCGCCCCGGGTTGCGGTGCGCACCCAGCCCCTGCGCCTGTGGCTGTACCACGACGCCGACCACGCCCTGGACGCGCGCTACCTGCAGGCCGCGCTGCGGGCCGCGGCCCTGGGGTTGGCCGGGCGGCTGGAACTCACCTCGTCGGCCACTCCGCCCCCCGTTGGGCAGCGCCTCGACTGGCTGTGCTGGCTGGCGAATAGCTCGGTGCCAACGGCCTGGCAGCAGCGGGTGCCGCAGGGCCTCACGCTGTGGCAGGATGGACGCGGGCCCAGCGTAGCCGTTGCCACCAGCTTCGGCGTGGCTTCGCAACCGGCGCGCTACTCCCTCGCGCGCCTCGACACGGCCGCCGCCGCCGGAGCCAGCATCTGGCAGACCGCCACCGGGCAGCCCGTATTGTCGCGCCAAACCAGCGGCCAGGGCATTATCTACCGGTTTCACAGCCGTCTGCACCCCGCCTGGAGCGCCCTGGCCGATAGTCCTGACCTGCCTTTGCTCTGGCTCAGCCTGCTGGAGCCCGCTGCCAGCCCCCCACCCAGCGCATCCGACCCACGCCAGCTTGACGCGGCCCAACTGGTAAGCCGGCAAAGCACGGTGGAGGCTGCTACACCGCTTCCTAACGCGCCCACCGACGTAGAGCTGCGGACGTGGTTTGTGCTGGCCGCCGCCGTGCTCTGGGGCCTGGAACGATGGGTGACAAACCGTATTTCTTCCTCTAAAGCCCTGGCCGTATGAGCGCGCACGTGCTGACCTCATCCGTGTCTTCTGCGCTGCCGGTACTGCGGCAGGTGCAGCGGGCTTACCGCTGGCGGCGCACGGCGCGGGTGCTGCTACCGGCCCTGGCTGTGGCGGCCGTGTTGGCCGTGGCGGCCTGGCGCTGGCCGCAGGGGCAGCTGGCCGCTAGTAGCACCGCGCTAGTAGCTACGGCACTGCTGGCCTGGCAGCTCGGGCTGATCTGGCGCCAGCCGTTACCCCACATTGCCCGGCGGCTGGACCGCCGTTACCCGGCTCTGGAAGATAGCACCGGCTTATTGCTGCGCCCTACGACCGAGCTGAACCTACTGGAGCAGCTCCAGCAGCAACAGGTAGCAATCCGCCTGCGGGAGCTCCAGGGCCAGGCCGGGCCGCTGCTGCCCGTGCGCTTTGGGCCGGCGCTCTGGCTGGCCGGCGCGGCCTTGCTGCTGGCCGTCGGCATCGGGCTATGGCCCCGGAGTGCGGCTTCCTTACTGACCCGCCCAGCTCCCAACGTGGCCCTGCGCTTTCCGGCCCGGCCCGGTTCGCCCCCTGTTCCCGCGCCGAACCGGATTACCGAAACGACCATTCAGATTGCGCCGCCGGCCTACACGCGCCGGCCAGCCTTCACGGCCGCGGAGGCCTCGTTCCGGTGCCCCCAAGGCTCCCGCGTGCAGTGGACGGTGCAGGTTGCCCAAGCGGCCCGCCCGCCCCAGCTGGAAATCGGGCGGCAGCGCCTGCCGTTCCGGCCGGTGCCCGGCTCGCCCCGGCAGTTCACCGTGGCCTACACGTTTACGGCCTCCACGCTCTACCGAATCCGGTTTGCCGGCCAGGCTTCCGACGACTACGCCGTGGAGGTGCAGCCCGACCGGGGCCCGGTGGTGCAAATCAAAACGCCCAAGCCCTACACGCTGGTCGAGTTCGGACAACGGCCGGAGGTGGCCGTGCGCCTGACCCTGAGCGACGACTACGGCCTGACCCGGGCCCGCCTGGTGGCCACCGTGGCCCAGGGCCAGGGCGAGGCCGTGAAGTTTCGGGAAGTAGCCACCGACCTGAGCGCGGCCCTGCGCGGCCAGCCCACGCAGGCCCAGCTCACGCACGTGCTGCGCCTGCCGGCCCTGGGCCTCACTTACGGCGACGAAGTGTATTTCTACGTGCAGGCCTGGGATAATGCCCGGCACTCGTCCCGCTCCGATACTTACTTGGTGCAGTGGGAAGACACGACCGTGAATGAGGCATCTTCGGATATGGCCATGGGCGTAAACGTGGTGCCGGCCTATTTCCGCAGCCAGCGCCAGGTCATCATTGATACAGAGAAGTTGCTGGCCGAAAAGCGTGGGCTCGACCCCGCCACCTTTGCCTCCCGCGCCAACGACCTGGGCCACGACCAGAAAGTGCTCCGGCTGCGCTACGGGAAATTTCTGGGCGAGGAGTTCGAGGAAAGCTTCGGCCAAAGCGCCCCCCGCCCCCCGGTAGCCGAGCCCGACGCCGACCACGCCGACGAAGCCAGCCACTCCGAAGCCGAGGAAGCCGGCCACGACCACGGCACCCCACCGCCGGCCGATGCATCCGTCACGGCCGAGTCGGCGCAGCTGCTCGACACCTACGTGCACCACCACGACGACTCCGAAACCGCCGATTTTCTGGAGCCGGCCGTCAAAGCCAAGCTGCGGGGCGTGCTGAGTCAGATGTGGGAGGCTGAGCTGCGGCTGCGCACCGCCCGGCCCGCCGAAGCGTTGCCCTACGAATACCGCGCCCTGCGCCTGCTCAAGCAGGTGCAGCAGCAAACCCGCCTCTACGTGCGCAAGTCCGGCTTTGAGCCTCCGATTATTCCCGAATCGACCACACGCCTCACCGGCGAGCTAACGGGCGCGGCAGCGCCGCAGCTCCGGCCCCCGTCGGCTCCGGCACCGGCACAGTCGGCAGTGCAGGTGGCGCTGGGCCTGCTGCAGCAGCTGCGCCAAGGCCGCCCGGCCCGATCCGCGGATGCGGCTGTCGTGGAGCGCGCCGCCGGGGCCTTGTCGCAGGCGGCGTTGCGCAACCCCGGCCGCTACCTGTCGGCGGTGCGCGATGCCCGGCAGCTCGCCCGGGAGCTTCGCGCCACCCGGCCCCCGTGCGCTTCCTGCCTGGCCACCGTAGAAGCGGCCCTCACCGATTTGCTGCCCACTCCAGCGGCGGTTCCCACGCGCGCTGTAGCGCCCGGCCGCCTGTCGCGCCGCTATTTTCAGGAGGCCAGCCGATGATATTTTCGAGTAGTATGCCTCACTCCCCCGTTTCCTACGGCCTGTTGCTGCTGTGCCTGCTTCTGGCCCTGGGCCTTACCCTGGCCACCCTGCGCCGGACGAACCAGCAGCGCCGCTGGTGGCGGCTGACGGCGGGCGGGCTGGCGGTGCTGGCGTTGTGGTTTACCGCCTATCCGCCCCAGCACTCCGTCCGCGGCACCCGTATCGAAGCTATTCTTCTGACCCCGGGCTACCACCCCGACAGCCTGCAGCGGGTGGTGCGCCAGCTGGGCCCGGCTACGCCGATGTGGCGC
This window of the Hymenobacter aquaticus genome carries:
- a CDS encoding AAA family ATPase, translated to MTEQDVRTLLAKLPPLREEIGKIIVGQQQVLDEVLVALLAGGHALLEGVPGLAKTLLVRTLASATDLPFRRIQFTPDLMPTDILGTEVLEEDHGTGHRSFKFNQGPIFASLVLADEINRTPPKTQAALLEAMQEGHVTYAGQEHALPKPFFLLATQNPIEQSGTYPLPEAQLDRFLLYIRIGYPTEQEELAVLSGTTGTARAEVKPVLGGEDIRQLQQLVRQVSLSPELLDFVNRLVRATRPATSSVKFIQEYGRWGAGPRAGQALILCAKARALLQGRFAATLDDIRTLAPPVLRHRVLLNFNAEAENLTPDDAVAALLKDVLV
- a CDS encoding DUF4175 family protein, which gives rise to MSAHVLTSSVSSALPVLRQVQRAYRWRRTARVLLPALAVAAVLAVAAWRWPQGQLAASSTALVATALLAWQLGLIWRQPLPHIARRLDRRYPALEDSTGLLLRPTTELNLLEQLQQQQVAIRLRELQGQAGPLLPVRFGPALWLAGAALLLAVGIGLWPRSAASLLTRPAPNVALRFPARPGSPPVPAPNRITETTIQIAPPAYTRRPAFTAAEASFRCPQGSRVQWTVQVAQAARPPQLEIGRQRLPFRPVPGSPRQFTVAYTFTASTLYRIRFAGQASDDYAVEVQPDRGPVVQIKTPKPYTLVEFGQRPEVAVRLTLSDDYGLTRARLVATVAQGQGEAVKFREVATDLSAALRGQPTQAQLTHVLRLPALGLTYGDEVYFYVQAWDNARHSSRSDTYLVQWEDTTVNEASSDMAMGVNVVPAYFRSQRQVIIDTEKLLAEKRGLDPATFASRANDLGHDQKVLRLRYGKFLGEEFEESFGQSAPRPPVAEPDADHADEASHSEAEEAGHDHGTPPPADASVTAESAQLLDTYVHHHDDSETADFLEPAVKAKLRGVLSQMWEAELRLRTARPAEALPYEYRALRLLKQVQQQTRLYVRKSGFEPPIIPESTTRLTGELTGAAAPQLRPPSAPAPAQSAVQVALGLLQQLRQGRPARSADAAVVERAAGALSQAALRNPGRYLSAVRDARQLARELRATRPPCASCLATVEAALTDLLPTPAAVPTRAVAPGRLSRRYFQEASR
- a CDS encoding DUF58 domain-containing protein is translated as MLTPELLHALHNLPLAAKQAAEGFLAGHHLSRRRGTGMEFSQYRPYQPGDDLRRLDWRLAARSDRYYIRESEVDTSLTVHLLLDASASMNHRDDNGLTKLDYGRLLLAALAYLAQQQGDAVALSILHPEGLLHLPARSDARQLPRLYQALQNTTGAGRFPAAGQLAPLLARRQRALTVCVSDLYEEQSEINALLTQLRAVAGDVLVLHLMAGNELAFSYRGAVTFQDLESGQTLQLNAEQQRGAYQQQLQQWLRTTAQTARRQGFDYYQLSTAEPLDGALREFLRRRQATSL
- a CDS encoding transposase, producing the protein MQQDLPQRRSVRLPGYDYGQAGWYFVTIVAKDRCPLFGQIGEDATVGYSAIGEQVCRAWCELTAAYPRLHADAWILMPNHLHCILGFLPTPAGELVKTLGQVVGALKATTTRLTRPLRGSTDSLWQRSYYEHVIRNAHELAVYREYIQNNPARWLVRKHAGEATAAAG
- a CDS encoding porin family protein, giving the protein MKRLAAFLLLTLFFGASAHAQLGLKGGLNAAVLQGSVGTDATYQTSYHAGLFYEMKVIGNIISIQPELLYSLQGTERKSDFENYRTKLHYVNVPLLAKVTVGPVYVEGGPQAGLLLKAQDEGVLVLSGDDSQVVYGAGTRNAGPDFKNLDLSLCVGAGLKLPLGFAVGGRFNAGLNDLRTARSVRSVNDPELKNRVFQAYLSFQLPGGK
- a CDS encoding DUF4159 domain-containing protein; this translates as MPVPFTFVRLQYRSGDWDAVDERMPANLLHSLIQYTTVPVSQKEKAVALDSPELFNYPFCYLSGHRLVQFSAQEKKNFIQYVRGGGFVFVDDCNHDIDGLFARSFEEQMRQCFGAGALKKIAKNHPIYSQFFKFPEGPPPTSFELNGWGDDLVHDYLKGIEIDGRLRVLYSNKDYGCEWDYDFRNKRFLAEDNTKFGVNILLYALTA
- a CDS encoding BatA domain-containing protein, with protein sequence MLTFLAPSGLLALLGIAVPLAIHLWNRRPARTVPVGSIRWLAAAANRRLRNLKLEQLALLLLRGLLLAVLALAQAGPVWRQPAPPRRGQVFVSPELLGSESVAAVRPAIDSLRGRGFVLRQLAPGFPRISDTTWRQATPLSDSVLRPLATQSFWSRVRQATDSFPGQPLRVYSSAALRHFQGVRPTLPPNVSWQTVPLPTTATTWLTAASLPTPDSVRLVLRYGTEDHVSTSFRTVAKPRSANGLLPRVAGLPPLRYEERSNGPSSIRVLAADSPRVAVRTQPLRLWLYHDADHALDARYLQAALRAAALGLAGRLELTSSATPPPVGQRLDWLCWLANSSVPTAWQQRVPQGLTLWQDGRGPSVAVATSFGVASQPARYSLARLDTAAAAGASIWQTATGQPVLSRQTSGQGIIYRFHSRLHPAWSALADSPDLPLLWLSLLEPAASPPPSASDPRQLDAAQLVSRQSTVEAATPLPNAPTDVELRTWFVLAAAVLWGLERWVTNRISSSKALAV